In Rhipicephalus sanguineus isolate Rsan-2018 chromosome 1, BIME_Rsan_1.4, whole genome shotgun sequence, the DNA window accacgtagtgggtgcatcgcaacgtcgaaaaagtttctcgcgcataatcgctcctggtttaaggcatgctacccattacataaggcacacaccttagtgcgcgcattttgctaaacgctaaacactcgtagtgttcgaagtgcgcactaggggcagggtatcgctatcgcgttcaactcttaaacgcgaagcttaagcgtcccccaatttttttcttttcgcagacAATGCCCTTACAGCGAAGGCACACTCGTCTCCAATGCATTTGCTGACTATCTGCAGCCGGGATTGCTGCACGCTGGTAATCCGACTGCGCGCGGGGAACTTAGTTTCTAGCTCTATGTAACGCTGCCCTTGGCAGGTAGAGTATTCTGTGGCGCACaactatttattttttattcgaTCATCACTTTGTGCTAGTAAAGGCCTTACAAACTAAATCGACAAACCCATCAGAAAAAGGACGTGCAGGTATTAAGTCAATTAGCAAGCCGGAACGCATTTTCATAGAAGTTTTTTTGGCTACGCTTGCTGGTCAAAATAGGGGCCAATTTCACAAagctcttttgttgttgttatgcTGCCGTCAGTCTAAAACATGATGGATCGCACTGGTTCTTACATTTAAACTTAGCGTaagaccgctttttttttcttttttttttctgtgagtgcGGCGGAGACTTGCGTTATTATCTTAATCTGATCCATTCGGTAGGTAGTCGACCGTCAGTTAAAGTGTCATGCAAAGCGCTCGAGATAAATGTGTCAACTCGCCAGGCTTCTTGtccatttgtttattgtttcagCCTGCACTTATTAGTAGGATACCAGCGTTGTCTCTCTAATGCATGATTATATGGAATAACGATTGGTGTCTACTTTTCACCAAGATTTGACCCTGGGGCATGCTACTTGCTACGGCTGCCCTGTGGTTATAGCGTACTGGTGCTGAGCTCAGGTGTTAAATACAGACCGCGGCTGGTGTATTCCAATGAAGGCGAATAGCAAAAACGCCTGAGGGCTAATCACCAAAATTTTTGAACCTATGCTCTATGCGCAAGTTACATAAAGGTACATATTTTTATATATTGAATAAGAAACCATCACTATTTGCTGTATATGCAAGTAattgccgccgcggtggtgcagtggttacggtgctcggctgctgacccgcaggtcactggttcgatccaagccgtggtggtcgcatttcgatgagacgaaatgctagaggctcgtgtgcttagatataggtgcacgttaaagaaccctaggtggtcaaaattaccggagcctccactacagcgtgcctcgaaATCATATGgcggttctggcacgtaaaatcccagatattcttcttcttcttcttcttcttcttcttattattattattattatatgcggGTAATATACGCTATAATTAATAATTTGACCAGAACTTAGTGAATACGAGCCCCTAAACTAATCTTAAACCAAAAGCTTGCATCAATGTGTGCGGCGCCAGCTAACTACGCAACATGGCGCATGACATTGAAGTTAAGATTATATTGCACGTGGAAATGTCAATAGCATCAATGCTGACAACCTTATATCTAACTCAAGAAAACTTCCAAGCCTTCACGGCTGTTGTTGTTTGGTTGTTGGCGGCAAACAATACGGCTAACATATAAAACGTGATGACGAGCACCTTTGTGAATGTTACCATGTTGGAAGCGCAGGTTCACAGTGCAGGCCTTCATGTTATCTCGGAACGCGAGTCACCTagttcaaacaaagaaaaaaaaatattctgtatCTTCCGGCCTTTGGCAGCTTAAAGCAATCGAAACCTACGGGCATGCGGGAACACTCTTACCGGCCTCTGGTTCAATCTCATTTCCCTCCTCTCAGGCGCACTTCAAGTGCTATCGAAAAAGGCACTTGAGGTGTCTTTTTCCGCACAAAATTTTCACAAAACAGAGAGAATATGAACGAAACATTTTATGCAAGCAAAATATACAGTACAGGTTTTCGCAGTACGTGAGCAATGTACATTTGTTCCTAGTAGCCATGCAAGCGAGCGTAAGAGTACACCAGAAGACCAGGCATTCCTCCAAGCAACCTCGCCGCTTAGTTAGAGATGGTGAGAATGAAGCGAGCATGCAGTGTAGCACAGTTACCATTTGAGTATTTCCTTCTGTCGCGAAAAGCCCCGCCGAGCCAAGCCCTTCACCAGAAGTGGGTACACTTGGGCCAAAGCCCAGAGCCCTTCACCTTTCGCCAAAAACAATATACACGACGATTGGTTACCGCTAACAGGAACGAGGTACGCAGAGCACAGAACGCAGATCGCGCGATATCAGTGGCAACGGACCCTCCATCAACAAAAAAATGTATATACATGTCAATGCAGGCAGGTGATAAGAGGCAAACTTAACGAGAAGCAAGAACAGGTGTGCAACGAAGAAAAATATGGGAAAGTTCGATATGATGATGTCAGGTTGCAGTGTTTCCGTCGGAGGGTGAAGACGCACCGGTGAGCGAAAGCCAATGTCCAAGCGTAGAACCGCTTGAAGACGTCGCAGAACTACAAAGACGCCTATCCGCTTCGGTGAATGCCTGCCTTCCGTCGAAAGGATAGGGAAGCGAGCGCGGGCTCCTAAAGCGATTATGTGTGGCCGTCGCAGTCCgttgtgaaaaaatgttattgcggCGAGGATTAATAGCCCGTCGTGGCCCCAGAGAAGCTGAACCCAGCTAATACTATAGCCATACTGTGTGCAACGGCACGGTGGGGGTAGGGAAACGGTGGGTGCGAGCTTTCCTAGAAGGGCCTGCGGCCGGGCGGTGGAGCCCCGGCGCCACCGCCCTCTCCGAAGCCCGGTATGAGCGGAGCCGCCTTCTGCACGTCGGCTTCGGTGAGGAACGGGGCCGTCGGGTTGCCGATGTTGTCGTTTACGTAAAAGAAGTCGGGAGCATTCTGGCACGGCACGGCCTCCTCGGCGAAGGCGCACGTCAGACTAAGCTGGTTGAACACGGTCTGGTTGCCGCACAGGAAGCTGTACTGCTGAACCTCGGTGCTGCCGTCTTCTTTCGGCACCACGTTGCATACGTGGAAGATGAGGCAGGCGTTGTCGACATCCGCGAAGTAACCGTTCTTGGCCGGGCACTGGAACGAGGTCTTGACACCACCTAACAGAAGTTCTGCGCCATCGGGCAGCTCGTACGCTGCCCGTTTTGTCTGAAATGGCAAAAATGCACGAGGATATGTAATTGCTGTAAGGCAAAAATAATTGCCATGCAGCTTGGAGACTATCCTATAGCTGACCGGTTAATTTAATCTAGCTGGCCGGTGACGTTGTGCTAGCTGGTTAAGGTTGGTTTCGTTCTCCTGCAGTGTGAATTACCGCTGTTTCTCTCTGCTGATCATTTTGATTTGACAATGTCGAGAATGATTGTACGTTGTTACAATTTTTAAATGGCTTTCTTTTTTCGACACAAACGTGGAAAAAAAATGCATCATATTGATTACTGACTATTTGATTTCGCTGTGTTCTTTTGTCTTATTGAAATGAAAGTAAGATGAAGCTATCGATGAAATGTGAGATGGCGGTGAAGATATTCTCTCTCCTTTTGCTTGTGGTCGTggcgcaaaaataaaaataaaaataaggagTGACGCTCTTATGTAACGAACACTTAAAGTGAAACAGCGAGGCAGTTTCTATGCAGCGCGCCTTTATTAATCGATTGCCGTCATGCGAACCGCATTTTACGGAGGTTACACACAAGCTAATTTAGTTCGACTACAGCGCCATGCTCAGTTGCCATTTTTCGATACTGAACAGTTGCGGCCGCGTCATACAGAACAGCTTGTAATCGACATGTCAGGTAGAGTAAGGAACCAATGGCATGTGGTTGACTGATGGTATGCGCTTGAAGTTGTCCCTCAAGGCTTTGTAAATAGAGTGTATGGGTGATATTTGAATATAACAAGACCGGGTAAAATAATATCATTTCACTGTTTCTACTAGGGTAAAGGTGTTGAGGTCAATACAACAATGGAGTTTCACATATCGTCGACCCTCCATACACGTTGACAACAATCCAAGCTAATCATCAAACTTATCATCAATATCAATGTCATTAAGCTTATAGCCAAGCTTGATTATCAAAGTAATGATCCAAATAAAGATAATTTGAAGCTAAAACTGGAAGAAGAGAAAAATTAATGACATCACTATAGGTTCATATACGTTAGTGCAAATTTTGTTGACTGGCAACTGTAATGTGGAACAACGAGTGTATAGCTATGTGAGATTCTGGAGAGATGGGTTGGAAATGGAGGGCGTTATGTCGTTGCATGATTAAAACTGTGACacgggtgtgtgtgtgcgtgggtgcGAAGTATCTGGAAGCAACGACTGCTATAATAAGCACCCATTATCTCGTTTGCTTTTCTTATTAAGGAATGCATACCACATGAACGTTGTCGTGGACACAATAGGGTACCTTATGCCACTTACCCTTGGCAGTGCCAGCGCAACGGTCATTACAGCAAAGGCTGAAAGAAGGACATAAAGGGAGTGACTCAGACAAAGTAGTTTGAAAGAAGCATGAAAGACGGATAACTTTAGAGTTATTCATATTACTTTAAATACATATAGGTATGTATATGTACATTTTAAActtccagttctttttttttctctagctttatagctcccattacgcaCCACTATAATGTACGCAACAGAGTGCCGCAGAGCCCAGGCTCAGGATGGGTTCAAAGcacttatacagggtgtttcaagaaatgtgtccagtagtttttaaaaatcacagaacggaggtatctgcgtgctatctgcggcgttacctttactgtgggagagggcattttgagatgcgtacaaacattaattacgacAGTAATTGTAGAAATTAAGAagattaactttttaaccagtggaaataagtggtcgagtcaaatgggcgaatggatgcagttcctgagaatagcccatagccgctttgaaatttttgaaaggcggccactggtaatcaccgcggagcgatgaaatctggctaatttcccacagtaaaggtaacgccgcagatAGCACACAGATACCTCcgttctgtgatttttaaaaaaaatactggacacatttcttgaaataccCTGTATATCCTTACGCGAGATTTTTTAAAATAGCGTCAACATTTAAACACAGGGCCCcgtatttttttcttcacattttttaATGCATCTAAGCGATGGAGGTAAATAATTGACGTTCTGCCCTATGACTGAGCAGATCTTTTTACTGATAACAAAATAGCGCAAACTTACCTAGTAGGAACTTCATTTTGTcctacaacaaaaaagaaagggaacaaaatCAATACAGCATGAACTTTACATTTAATGTCAGTTGGCCTCTTAAATGGGGAACGGGGAAGGAGGGCACAGCGTCCGTTAATTGCACAGTAGGTCAACAGGGACGAAGGCTCTAAATAATTAATATAATAATCCTTAACGAGAATTCATATATGACTATGCGAGCACTTCCGCCCCGTCAAAATTCCCCCTCTACCATaaatcggcaaactcactcatgtgtcgactcattcagactcactcagactcagatcattctgtgagtctgagtgtgagtgagtccggattaataataatttggtgagttttagtccgagtgaatccggttgaggaaaagtttagtgagtctgagtcaggaTGAGTCCGattaaggaaaatattggtgagtctgagtctgagtctgagtgtgcCCTAGGAGCAAAATATatgtcttgagtgagtctgagtgagctccacctttcattGCCGACCTGTGGTCATGTCCACTCATCTTCAAAATTACTGTAAtccttatatcggcttatgtttatactcgtctattcacacatatctccacgcactagcgttcatgcgccacctcaatatttattgaacaGAGGaacagaggagggggggggggggcatgacgtTTCCCCGCAAACTCTATTACGGGAAGTTCTCGACAAAAATATCTCGTGGGAGTTGCATATTTTATAAAACTGTCCTGACTGGATTTAAACCAGTGATAACTTTTATATGAAGGTACATGATCAAATGGCGTATCGTGACGTGCCGATTATGGgaaatattggcgttaaagagccttGACACCATGATAGAAAActctaattttacgctaacgaactcatgagttgactcactcaggctcactcagactcagatcaagccgtgagtctgagtctgagtgagaccagctaagtaatatgttggtgagtccgagtgagtttggttgagaaaaaaattcagtgagtctgagtccgagtgagtccggttgaggaaaattttggtgaatccgagtccgagtgagcccctaggacaaaatatatttcatgagagagtctgagtgagcgccaatttttctgccgacctataCCCACTACACATGGAGTCCATGCTATGACAGTTGAAAAAGAATAGGCCCGAAATTTCTGCAAAAGCTTCAGAAAATTGGCAAGTAAATAAAACTGAAGCATCAAGTATCCAAATTGTTActcagtataaaaaaaaaaactgatatcaCATTTCTGTAGCTCGCACCGTTAAAGTTCCTAAAACGGACAAATGTATTACATAAATTTACAACTCACATGAGGCATTTACTGTCTCTGTGAAGGTTTTGAAAAAGTCCAGTTTACAAATTAACGGCATATTTCAGAGCGGCGTAAAATCCGTGAATTTTGTTCACGTTAGGTGCATTATTAGGAGCAATTGCTAGAATCTGATATCAGTTCTTTATTACTGAGCAATACATTTGTAAACATGATTGCCTAATTGTTTGGAGTTAAGCCATTTTAaagattttttaaaagaaattgaCAATAAAAAAATTTTGTTTGTCACATTCACAACATCATGAAACTTTCTGTTAAAACCAAGAAAGTTAATCGAAGCCAGCGCAATGGCTGGTCATAAAGAAACATTTCTCTACTGACATGGACTTCGACAGGAGCACCCGGGTTCAATATTCGGCTTAAATTCTAAAAAATGGTAGCGCAATAACTAAGGTACGTCGGCCATGCGGAGATGTATCATTCAAGGTGAAAAAAATTAACAGAAGAACGAAATGCAAGTTCCGTTTACTGATCGAAATCCAAATCGCGTAACTCTGCAGCATGGGAGGGCTATCATTCCACTTTGTGTTGACGacgtaagaaaaaagaaacagtgatTGGCCGCGACAAAGCGAGATCTTCGCTTCATTCGTATTTGACCTTAAGCGGTAAAGGTTAAATCTAATGCGGTCTTCTATCTCACTAACCGCCTCGTTGTGCACTAGGTAATGCCCATTAAGTTCAGGAAAGCGTGCCTCCAATAGGCCACTTATGTTCGCTttcatttttttagttttttcatCCTTATTTCGCAGTGCCGTATTTCTTTGAGCGAACGTTTACTTCAAGCCAACTGgtgttctttatttctttcaacTGGATGATGCACACCGCTGTAAAACAAGGAGGGGATGGAGGCTGGACGGACCTGTAAGACTTCCCGCCAGTTGCTCCAAGCTATTGCCACTtttagagagagggagataaaagcgaaggaaaaggcagggagggtaaccaggttgtacccggttcgctaccctacacgaggggaaggggaaggggagaaaaaagaatagagagagcaagaggaaagagggaacaagtaatacacgcacacacatcagtgttcaccgcacacacactAGCAGTCACAACccagaaatatttgacatcggttcctctgcgagatgttcaaaaaggcttgcaaggactggctccaaggaaatTTTAGAGTACGCATAAGCGATAGGCGTGTCGTTATGTGCGTCATAATGCAGAAGCAGAGCGCAAGAGTAATAAATAAGACCActtgtaaagcgaagggcagcaAGGGTTTCCTCTATTCATGTGCGCAGAAAGTTCTGCACGCCTTTTCAGAGACTCTGATTtgctatacagttgaaacccgatttaacgaagcgaTGGGGACGCTTGAATTATTGCGTTAAATTGGgtagttcgtaaaatcgagaaagggagttttcggtccttcgaaatctaCAATTGTAACATATAGCGACACACAAAAGCTAACGCTGTATTTTCTTAGCCGCTAACCCACGCCTGAGCGTGTGAAAGGTCCGCGGTAGCGGGCCCGGGCGATCCAGGCCACGTAGATGGTCACGTGAAACTATGACAAGCTGCCGATATTCAAAGGCGGAGAGAATGAAGACagtattcatgttgaaacttttttagcgcgcacaaaagacggaggacacagacaaaaaatttcaacatgaattcataccaactcgcccagctctcagttttactgaAGACAGTAATTGCGCGAGCAATAATGTTTCGGGGAGACGGGCCATCTCTTGGTTAAACCATCAAATAACAAAAGCAACCACAGAAGTGTTCCCGTGGAAACTTACACAGAGACAATAAACCATCACCGCCCCTAGCCCCATATGATACGTTAGAGCGCTACCAACTAATCACTCGGTTGTTCCGTGCTCGGGCGCAGCGTGCCGCCTCACCAGAATAAAACCAGGAACAGGACTAGTGCGGCTATAGATGTCTGAACGTGATAGCAAACCTCTCGAAGAAACACCCGTCTGTGTGAAAATTAATGAGAAATTATCGCTTTTTCACTCACCTATTTAAGAAAAAGCTTCGTTAAATCGGTTTTGGTGCCAAGTTAGATTCGTTAATTTGGGTTGATGACGAAATTAAACTCTATGGGTATCTGCCGGGGAATGGAAGTTTCTTCGTTGGATCGGAGACTTCAtgaaatcgggtttcgttagatcgagttttaactatATAATGTTTTAATGGCTTCGCTCACATGTAGGCGTAACGGGCAAGGGTGCGGCTGATTGACTTCTTCCTGATGCCTTGGACATCAGACCAAAAAATCAGGCACCTATATACCCTCAATGTCTTCTAAGATAAGGAAGAATATGGTATATACATCGCCATGACATGGCAAGCTTACTGCGTCGCGTAGTAATTCGAACAGTCTTCTAGGTTAATTAAAAAAGGGTTGTCTAGGCTCAGTGCACCATGCGGCGCAAAATATAACGTGTTTTCTTAATAAGCTTCGCTCATCACAAGAAAACACAGATTTAAAGAAAGAAGTTAACAATATACAAGATCAATTATTTATTCCCACAACCCCGTATACTCCGACGTGATAGATTTTCTTCAAGGATGACACCTGCCTTTTTTTATACTACCTTAAATAAGGGCAGCATAGGTTTCGTAACTTAATTGGGACTTTCATGTTGGGAGAGTCAGTCGCAACGGAAAATAATACCTGCAGCTAGCCTACGAAAGAAGGCAGAAACTATTGCTTAAGATACAACAAACGGTGACCGAAATTGGTGCACTGGCAGAAAAGTTTGGCGCGACAGAAAGAACATAGAAATGTTCCGAGAGAACAGCTCTCCGTTCACTTCTGCGACCTCTCCTAGGCTCGCCTAATATATTTCCTGTAAATATAATTATCAGATTTAGTCGCTCAACCTGAATTTGTACTTATATCTATTTCAATTTTTTTGCACTCTCCTTTGAACTATTTTGAtcctcttccccctctccacgcAGTCGTCGTGTGCACACCGGCAATAGTTACTGCGTTCCAATAAAGAGCTCCTGTCTTCCCTATATCTGTACCCTCTGCTTCTTCGCAATGTCTAGTGAGACTCAATACCCGGGTTTGTTGTTCTGTAtagctattatttttttttctaactctCACGATGAAGCACTGCATTGTGCTAGCATCGCATTCAACGGATATTTtaactttaaacaaaatcgtACAAGAGAAAATACCAAGTAGGCTGGAAATTCAGGTTTGATCCGATCGGATATTCACGTGGACTTAATGTGAAAATGGCATCATGTAGACAATTAGCAGCGCGACAAGCAAACATCAAAACAACAGTGATCAAAAGTAGCCCGAGACtgttatgccccccccccccccccggcttggAATTATTAGCGACCCGTTGGATTTAGTTGCAATGCAATTCAAATGAACTGTGAATAAACCTTGGGGTTAACACATCTATAATAATACTAACACATCTGTCATACAACTCGATATTAGATTCGCGCATAAGCGATAAAACAATGACAACGTGGTTGTATCTGGCAAAGCACGTCAGCTCACCGCAGTAACATGAGCCTCATTCACCTATGTTCCTTCCGGGTATTATATTTGAACTTCCAGCAGGGCAACTTAAAAATGAAGCTGGAGAAATTTCAAAGTATCAATACAATATTGCATGTAAACGAACTATTACGGAACACAGAATATATCGCTACTTCTGATGCAAACAACAAACAGCCGATTTAAGCGAATGAATAGAGTAGTTTCGATAGGAGGCAGCATCCCTTGAGCAACGATGAGATTGCTCAGGGGTGTAGGGGGTAGGATTAAGCCTGCCCACAGGCGAGAAACGGTAGGGAACTCCTCTACGCAGCCTCTCTGGCAAATGCGCGTAGAAACAGCTGTTTCTTCAACACCGGGGTCGACTATAGCGATCGCCGCGAGACACAAGAAACACACACTTGGGCAACACAGTAACGCGGGCGTGCCTGCACACCAGCGTGTATCCGAATGGAGCGGCAGCAGATACGGACTCACCGCGGTGTTCACTGCCGGTTGGCGAGCTGTGCTGTACGACTCCTGTCGATTGCTGCGCTCGCCTTTAAGTAGCAGAGCGCCGTCGGCGAGAGAGCGGGCGAGAGAAAGTGCTGGCAGTGGTTACAGGGGAGTCGTGCATAAATTggttaaaaagagagaaagaaactggACTGGAGACTGATGCATGACAAGGATCAGTGCTAGTATATGGTGAAGCCAATCATCCCTCTCGAAGCGCCGCCATTTAAAGTGAGGCGAGAGATGCGCACCTCGGCGTAACAGGGCCGCGAGAAGGGAAAGCATGACCGGTGCTTATGTTAGCAGGACACTCTCACTGATGCCCAGCGAATGCTGCAGCCTGTAACCGGGCGACCCGACCGGGCGTGACCTTCCGGCGTCTGCGTACACACCTCAGAGGGACGTCTGCTGCTTCTGCTGCGGCAGCTCACTGAGCCGTGCATAGCCAGCCCGCTATAGTCCACTCCTGTTAATGCGGACACTCCGAGCACCTGGAATTTCGAAGCCGAAGGCAAAGAGGCCTGCCGGCGCACAAGGCTCCTTCATTACGGTAATAGTTTCAGACATGGCCTCTCACTAATTTACGATGGCGTGGAATAGGTCTCGAAGTGCCACGGAGCACTGGTTCCGAATTAGCGAGctttgtattgcgtgacgtgaataTTCAGCGATCGACTATCATAAATTTACGTTATCGAGGGTCAGAAACGACTTTCTCGAGAAAATCTACATTAGCTCCAATGTCTCGTGAACTATCAGTCTGTATACAGACTGATATTACCTCGCATTCGTAAAAGTATACCTTTACGAATGCCATGTATGCAGACTTCGCGGGCTTCGCGAATTCACAGCCATTATATTCTCTCGCACACACTAAAAAGCAAGATAAACATGCTTACAGCTAGCCTTAAGGAGAAAATTGTATTGATAGaggctttatttatttacagcaGGAACAATTACATGGAATCGATTAATAGTATTCGTTTATTTTGCGAGTTGTCATTTTGAACCTGAAACATTTTATGATGAGATAGAATGGTTGAAATACCGTTTCAGGCGCATATCAACCGTTTTTACGCGATGATCAAACTTACAAATGCAACGTATGCACGTGGGCATGCTAATACGCATTTAACTTCAACATGAACATTTTAACAACAATATTTATTAATTTTGTTTACTTCGGAGACAGAGCTCAAGTTTTTACGCTAGAGGTGTATGTAATACGTTTGTTGTAGTATGaacatatctaaaaatgaaattaAGGGAGTTCGTCATTCATCTTGTTGAGAATAGCGGGGCGGTGATATTAAGGAGCTGTCTACATTATCTCGAGCCGGCTCTTCGAGGGTCGAGAGGCCCGTTTCGTTTGCCTGTTTCTGCTGGCACCGATGGGAAGGTTCAGGGAGACAGCGAAGGGTCTTATTCTATGCGCCGACCCGCGCCGGGGTTGAAAGGCCGCAAGGTGTTGCAGCCGCGATTTCCTAATGACCAGCGTTCGTTAGCCCCCGGTGCACCGGCTCTGAGGCAAAGGATTGCGCGTGCGTGCAGCATTCGCCATTTGTATATTCGACCGATTAGTGCTGCGTGATTGACCGGGACGTGGCCACCGACCGGTAGTTTTGGGGCACGCTTCTATAGCGGAAACAAAGAATAAACGGGCTGCGCAGCGCTGGAGAAAACAGGGAGAGTCTCTTAGTGAAGAGCaacagtgagggaaaaaaaagaagaaatacttGAAACCCAACCAGAAGGTAAAAAGAGAGAAACGAAAGATAATCTTCCGGCCGGGTGTAAACGGTCCGTACTTAGCATGAGTAACGTCCAGCTGTCGTGAATTCGCAGCGCTTCGCCAGCTTTGTGAATGTTTAGATTTCTGAGGCCCACCTCATTGAATGCATGACGCGTGTCGGACGTGCACGGAACGTTAATGCACCGTGTAATAGTGGGCGTAGAGGAATTCGTCAGGACAGATTCGTGACGTACTAGGTCTAATTTCGCCTCTTTTTTGAATAGCAAATGAATTTCTGAATACCCAAACCTAACGTGCTCAATCGCGACATGCCACTTTTTCTGATCTAATAGATTCTTTTTATTGCCTATAACAACTTCGTTCTGCCACCGAGACGCACGTATTGAAGAGGCTGACGTTGCTTTCGCGACAGATCAAATGCGCAGgaggagagagtgagagaaagttAACTTTTATTAAGATACTAGAGAATTTGTGCTAGATGGGAGTCGAGGGTTCCATCACCTCTCGGGACTCTGCAAGAACGCTGTGCCA includes these proteins:
- the LOC119405235 gene encoding U-scoloptoxin(01)-Cw1a encodes the protein MKFLLAFAVMTVALALPRTKRAAYELPDGAELLLGGVKTSFQCPAKNGYFADVDNACLIFHVCNVVPKEDGSTEVQQYSFLCGNQTVFNQLSLTCAFAEEAVPCQNAPDFFYVNDNIGNPTAPFLTEADVQKAAPLIPGFGEGGGAGAPPPGRRPF